From Humisphaera borealis, the proteins below share one genomic window:
- a CDS encoding UDP-glucose dehydrogenase family protein produces MALNISIIGTGYVGLVTGVCLASKGHRVTCVDIDVAKVDAINTGRAPIHEEGLPDLLTQYAGRTLTATTDLLSAVRGSDITFIATGTPFDGKVIDLKFVKQVSEQIGAALATKHGYHVVVVKSTVVPGTTDDVVKPLLEKHSGKRAGRDFGVGMNPEFLSEGVAIEDFMKPDRIVLGGMDDRSIDLLGQVYASFDDSVPRLRTNNRTAEMIKYASNAYQATCISFANEIGNLCASLGGIDALDVMAGVHLMKELSPTVKDAGSSSQDAAAKPRRVRAGITSFLSPGCGFGGSCFPKDVKALIAHGQAKGVAMPLLESVIEINRHQPIKAVDLLERRLGTLMGKRVAVLGLAFKPGTDDMRESPSIPIVKELLDRGAAVQAFDPIATAEARKIFNGKLTYAESLEQVIERADGILLVTRWPEFKRLPELLARHNATAAFVDGRRLIDRNAIPGYAGIGLGL; encoded by the coding sequence ATGGCTTTGAACATCTCCATCATCGGCACCGGCTACGTAGGCCTCGTCACCGGCGTCTGCCTTGCGAGCAAGGGGCACCGCGTCACTTGCGTGGACATTGACGTCGCCAAGGTGGATGCCATCAACACCGGCCGAGCGCCCATCCACGAAGAGGGCCTCCCGGACTTGCTCACCCAGTACGCCGGCAGAACGCTGACGGCGACGACCGATCTGCTGTCGGCGGTTCGCGGCAGCGATATCACCTTCATCGCCACGGGCACACCGTTCGACGGCAAAGTCATCGACCTGAAGTTCGTCAAGCAGGTGTCGGAGCAGATCGGTGCGGCGCTGGCGACTAAGCACGGCTATCACGTGGTGGTCGTCAAGAGCACGGTCGTTCCCGGCACCACAGACGACGTCGTCAAGCCGCTGCTGGAGAAGCATTCGGGCAAGCGGGCAGGCCGCGACTTCGGCGTCGGCATGAACCCCGAGTTCCTTTCCGAAGGCGTCGCGATCGAAGACTTCATGAAGCCGGACCGCATCGTCCTCGGCGGGATGGATGACCGCTCGATTGATCTGCTCGGGCAGGTCTACGCGTCGTTCGACGACAGCGTGCCGAGGCTGCGAACCAACAATCGAACCGCCGAGATGATCAAGTACGCGTCGAACGCGTATCAGGCAACCTGCATCTCGTTCGCGAACGAGATCGGCAATCTCTGCGCATCGCTCGGCGGTATTGACGCGCTCGACGTGATGGCGGGCGTTCATCTGATGAAGGAGTTGTCCCCCACGGTCAAGGATGCCGGTTCAAGCTCGCAAGACGCTGCCGCTAAGCCGCGGCGCGTCCGCGCCGGGATCACCAGCTTTCTGTCCCCCGGTTGCGGGTTCGGCGGAAGCTGTTTCCCGAAAGACGTCAAAGCGCTGATCGCTCACGGCCAGGCCAAAGGCGTTGCCATGCCGCTGCTGGAGTCGGTCATCGAGATCAACCGACATCAGCCGATCAAGGCGGTCGATCTGCTGGAGCGAAGGCTCGGGACGCTCATGGGTAAGCGTGTCGCCGTGCTGGGCCTAGCGTTCAAGCCGGGGACGGACGACATGCGGGAGTCGCCGTCGATTCCGATCGTGAAAGAACTGCTCGATCGCGGGGCTGCGGTGCAGGCGTTCGATCCGATCGCCACCGCCGAGGCCAGGAAGATCTTCAACGGCAAGCTGACCTACGCCGAGAGTCTTGAGCAGGTCATCGAGCGGGCCGACGGCATTCTGCTGGTCACCCGATGGCCGGAGTTCAAGCGGCTGCCGGAACTGCTGGCCAGGCACAACGCGACCGCAGCTTTCGTCGACGGGCGTCGCCTGATCGACAGGAACGCCATCCCCGGATACGCGGGCATTGGCCTGGGGCTGTAG
- a CDS encoding DUF2959 domain-containing protein: MPRLNLPTVFAIMLLGSLFTGCKSASNAFWEKMGYEKRELLVSDVKKARDEQNKAKEEIKTTMERFKEVTNFQGGELETKYNKLKSAYDDASSRAGKVSGRIKDVEKTAGDLFKEWETELGQYTDAQLRAQSKQKLDSTRAQYSQLVGVMKQAESKMTPVLQAFNNQVLYLKHNLNAAAISSLQGTAASIDSDVTKLIAEMEASIKEANDFIKTIEK; this comes from the coding sequence ATGCCACGACTCAATCTCCCGACCGTTTTTGCGATCATGCTCCTGGGCTCGTTGTTCACCGGCTGCAAAAGCGCCAGCAACGCGTTCTGGGAGAAGATGGGTTACGAGAAGCGCGAACTGCTCGTGAGCGACGTTAAGAAAGCCCGCGACGAACAGAACAAGGCCAAGGAAGAGATCAAGACTACGATGGAGCGGTTCAAGGAAGTGACCAACTTCCAGGGCGGGGAACTCGAGACGAAGTACAACAAGCTCAAGAGTGCCTACGACGACGCCTCCAGTCGGGCGGGCAAGGTCAGCGGCCGCATCAAGGACGTCGAAAAGACGGCCGGCGACTTGTTCAAGGAATGGGAAACGGAACTCGGCCAATACACCGACGCCCAACTCCGAGCCCAGAGCAAGCAGAAGCTTGACAGCACGCGGGCGCAGTACAGCCAGCTCGTAGGCGTCATGAAGCAGGCCGAGAGCAAGATGACGCCGGTGTTGCAGGCGTTCAACAACCAGGTGCTCTATCTCAAGCACAACCTCAACGCCGCCGCGATCTCGTCCCTTCAGGGCACGGCTGCAAGCATCGATTCGGATGTCACCAAGCTGATCGCGGAGATGGAAGCATCGATCAAGGAAGCGAACGACTTCATCAAGACCATTGAGAAGTAA
- a CDS encoding lipid-binding SYLF domain-containing protein, whose protein sequence is MKSTTLALAAALALGGGLIGCTTAPETQTAKETLSDRAEVSLKAMERNNPEIRRVISRGFGYAIFPEVGKGGALVGGAFGRGEVYQEGKFVGYAKIEQATVGAQVGGQSYDMLMVFENAETMMKFKNNEWTGSANASAVILKEGAGASTDFKNGVAVYVRPTGGAMAEASLGGQKFSFEAASKRSMD, encoded by the coding sequence ATGAAATCGACCACCCTCGCATTGGCCGCTGCACTTGCCCTCGGCGGCGGCCTTATCGGCTGCACGACCGCTCCGGAAACACAGACCGCAAAGGAGACGCTTTCGGACCGAGCTGAAGTTTCGTTGAAGGCGATGGAGCGCAATAATCCTGAAATCCGACGGGTCATTTCCCGTGGCTTCGGCTACGCCATCTTCCCCGAAGTCGGCAAAGGCGGAGCACTGGTCGGCGGCGCTTTCGGCCGTGGCGAGGTGTACCAGGAAGGCAAGTTTGTCGGCTACGCCAAGATCGAGCAGGCCACCGTTGGTGCCCAGGTGGGTGGCCAGTCGTACGACATGCTGATGGTCTTCGAAAATGCCGAGACCATGATGAAGTTCAAGAACAACGAATGGACCGGCTCTGCCAATGCCAGCGCCGTTATCCTCAAGGAAGGCGCCGGGGCATCAACCGACTTCAAGAACGGTGTCGCCGTATATGTCCGTCCGACCGGCGGAGCGATGGCCGAGGCTTCGCTCGGCGGGCAGAAGTTCAGCTTCGAAGCGGCTTCGAAGCGATCCATGGACTAA
- a CDS encoding NAD-dependent epimerase/dehydratase family protein: MSLKPTTADAVVAADLDAICTNAADELSAMSGHSVLVTGGAGFLGYYLVQAMTHWNRRHEGRKKIDVTVWDNFSRGAPTWLTSLADSGAVTLSKQDLRDPLPQGMGDYAWIVHAASIASPIYYRKDPIGTMDGNVNGLRNLLDYFHNRHKTGKPALGFLFFSSSEIYGDPDPKNIPTREDYRGLVSCTGPRACYDEAKRYGETLCANFFRQHGLPTKCARPFNNYGPGLKITDGRVLPDFCRDVLANRDIVMLSDGSATRTFCYSSDSITGYLKVLVKGHGGEGYNIGTEVPEISMGDLARLVARQAGELFGYKGKVVTQASKDKDYLVDNPNRRCPIIEKARTHLGYDPKVDLEEGLRRTLLWYAGNPTAEEK, encoded by the coding sequence ATGTCATTGAAACCCACAACCGCCGACGCCGTGGTCGCTGCCGACCTCGATGCCATCTGCACCAACGCCGCCGACGAACTCTCGGCGATGTCGGGGCATTCCGTACTTGTGACCGGCGGTGCCGGGTTCCTGGGCTACTACCTCGTGCAGGCGATGACGCACTGGAACCGCCGACACGAAGGCCGCAAGAAGATCGACGTCACCGTCTGGGACAACTTCTCGCGAGGGGCCCCGACCTGGCTCACGAGCCTGGCCGACAGCGGCGCGGTGACACTCTCGAAGCAGGACCTCCGCGATCCCCTGCCGCAAGGCATGGGCGACTACGCCTGGATCGTCCACGCCGCGTCGATCGCGTCGCCGATCTACTATCGCAAAGACCCCATTGGCACGATGGACGGCAACGTCAACGGGTTGCGGAACCTGCTCGACTACTTCCACAACCGGCACAAGACGGGGAAACCGGCGCTGGGCTTCCTGTTCTTCAGCAGCAGCGAGATCTACGGCGACCCCGACCCCAAGAACATCCCGACCCGCGAAGACTACCGCGGCCTGGTGAGCTGTACCGGCCCCCGCGCCTGCTACGACGAAGCCAAGCGCTACGGCGAAACGCTCTGCGCCAACTTTTTTCGCCAGCACGGCCTACCGACGAAGTGCGCTCGCCCGTTCAACAACTACGGCCCGGGACTCAAGATCACCGACGGCCGCGTGCTACCCGACTTCTGCCGAGACGTGCTGGCCAATCGCGATATCGTAATGCTGTCGGACGGGTCGGCCACCCGCACGTTCTGCTACAGCAGCGACAGCATCACCGGGTATCTCAAGGTGCTGGTCAAAGGTCACGGCGGCGAAGGCTACAACATTGGCACCGAAGTCCCAGAAATCAGCATGGGTGATCTGGCCCGCTTGGTCGCTCGGCAGGCCGGCGAACTGTTCGGCTACAAGGGCAAGGTTGTCACGCAGGCGAGCAAGGACAAGGACTATCTCGTAGACAACCCCAACCGCCGATGCCCGATCATCGAGAAGGCACGAACACACCTCGGCTACGACCCGAAGGTCGATCTGGAAGAAGGTCTGAGGCGGACATTGCTCTGGTACGCCGGCAATCCGACGGCGGAAGAAAAGTAG
- a CDS encoding outer membrane protein assembly factor BamB family protein has translation MRVSRLCVLFGALLVSATVALAGGSWPQFRGPTLQGVADDKNLPVVLDEKTGVVWKTAVHGKAWSSPVVADGKVWVSTATPDGKKLSIIRLDAATGKVELDEVLFEVVNPQFCHAFNSYASPTPVIEGDRIYVTFGSPGTACLDAKSGKKIWERTDFVCNHFRGAGSSPILWQDRILLNYDGSDFQFVAALNKVTGATIWRTDRTADYKDIDPKTSKPKADGDFRKGFSTCRVVSMGGTEQLLSVGGKAAYGYDLATGKELWRMDFAPLGIESHTPAFTPVVGDGLIYLATGHGKGELLAIKTDGLKAGGTTGESQVAWRLKKNVPNRSSALLHDGLLYITDDSAIASCLDAKTGQEYWKERIGGKGFSASPMFADGRIYFFSEGGVVTTIEPGKTLKKLGEGEFADGFMNSPAIVDNAFILRTKTSVLRVQK, from the coding sequence ATGCGCGTGTCCCGCCTGTGTGTGCTTTTTGGTGCATTGCTCGTTTCAGCCACCGTGGCTCTTGCCGGCGGATCGTGGCCACAGTTCCGCGGTCCGACACTGCAGGGCGTGGCCGACGACAAGAATCTGCCTGTCGTGCTCGACGAAAAGACCGGGGTTGTCTGGAAGACGGCCGTCCATGGGAAGGCCTGGTCGTCCCCAGTCGTTGCCGACGGCAAGGTCTGGGTATCCACGGCGACGCCGGACGGCAAGAAGCTCTCGATCATCCGCCTCGACGCAGCGACGGGTAAAGTTGAACTCGACGAAGTGCTGTTTGAGGTCGTCAACCCTCAGTTCTGCCATGCCTTCAACAGCTACGCCTCCCCAACGCCTGTCATCGAGGGTGATCGCATCTACGTTACGTTCGGGTCGCCGGGTACCGCGTGCCTTGATGCCAAGTCCGGAAAGAAGATCTGGGAGCGCACCGACTTTGTCTGTAATCACTTTCGTGGCGCCGGTTCGTCTCCGATCCTTTGGCAGGATCGTATCCTCCTAAACTATGACGGCAGCGACTTTCAGTTCGTCGCCGCCTTGAACAAGGTGACCGGTGCCACCATCTGGCGAACGGACCGTACCGCCGACTACAAGGACATCGACCCCAAGACCAGCAAGCCCAAGGCTGATGGCGATTTCCGCAAAGGGTTCTCCACCTGTCGTGTTGTTTCCATGGGTGGTACTGAACAATTGTTGAGCGTCGGCGGCAAGGCCGCCTACGGCTACGATCTGGCCACCGGCAAGGAACTCTGGCGGATGGATTTCGCGCCGCTGGGTATCGAAAGCCACACACCGGCTTTCACGCCGGTTGTAGGCGACGGACTGATCTACCTGGCGACCGGTCATGGCAAGGGCGAATTGCTGGCGATCAAGACGGATGGTCTGAAAGCCGGTGGAACGACCGGCGAAAGCCAGGTCGCCTGGCGGTTGAAAAAGAACGTCCCGAATCGCTCCTCGGCACTGCTCCACGACGGACTTCTTTACATCACCGACGACAGCGCCATCGCGAGCTGCCTCGACGCCAAAACCGGACAGGAATACTGGAAAGAACGCATCGGCGGCAAAGGCTTCAGCGCGTCGCCGATGTTCGCCGACGGCCGCATCTACTTCTTCAGCGAAGGCGGTGTCGTCACCACGATCGAGCCAGGCAAAACGCTCAAGAAGCTGGGCGAAGGCGAGTTTGCCGACGGGTTCATGAACAGCCCGGCAATCGTGGACAACGCATTCATCCTCCGGACCAAGACGAGCGTCCTGAGGGTGCAGAAGTAG
- a CDS encoding sugar phosphate nucleotidyltransferase yields the protein MKVVLFCGGQGLRLREFSDSIPKPMVPIGYRPVMWHLMKYYAHYGHKDFILCLGHKADYIKKYFLEYEESLSNDFVLSKGGRELKMLATDIDSWNITFVDTGVQSNIGQRLMAVKEHLKGEEMFLANYSDNLTDAPLPDMIDHLKSQGAVASFLSNLPSQSFHIVKSNEAGTVNEILPVRDSGIWLNGGFFVLKQEIFDYINPGDELVIEPFNRLIEKKLLTTYKYPGFWACMDTFKEKQVLEDVWTKGHAPWEVWKNPRHVTTARAG from the coding sequence ATGAAGGTCGTACTTTTCTGTGGAGGTCAGGGGCTTCGCCTTCGCGAGTTCTCCGACAGCATTCCCAAGCCCATGGTGCCGATCGGTTATCGACCGGTCATGTGGCACCTGATGAAGTACTACGCCCATTACGGGCACAAGGATTTCATCCTCTGCCTGGGGCACAAGGCCGACTACATCAAGAAATACTTCCTGGAGTACGAAGAATCGCTCAGCAACGACTTCGTGCTCAGCAAGGGTGGCCGCGAACTCAAGATGCTCGCCACCGACATCGACTCCTGGAACATCACGTTCGTGGATACCGGCGTGCAGTCGAACATCGGGCAGCGGCTGATGGCCGTCAAGGAACATCTCAAGGGTGAAGAGATGTTCCTGGCGAACTACAGCGACAATCTCACCGATGCCCCGCTTCCGGACATGATCGACCACCTCAAGAGCCAGGGCGCGGTCGCCAGCTTCCTGAGCAATCTGCCGAGCCAGAGCTTCCATATCGTCAAGTCCAACGAAGCGGGAACGGTGAATGAGATTCTTCCCGTTCGCGATTCTGGCATCTGGCTCAACGGCGGCTTCTTCGTGCTCAAGCAGGAGATCTTCGACTACATCAATCCGGGCGATGAGCTGGTCATTGAGCCTTTCAACCGGCTGATCGAGAAAAAGCTGCTGACGACATACAAGTATCCCGGGTTCTGGGCCTGCATGGATACCTTCAAGGAGAAGCAGGTCTTGGAAGACGTCTGGACCAAGGGCCATGCGCCGTGGGAAGTCTGGAAGAACCCGCGCCACGTGACCACCGCCCGTGCCGGTTGA
- a CDS encoding PIG-L deacetylase family protein: MLSLFDASRIKRLLCLGAHSDDIEIGAGGTLLRLLTENPAIEVRWVVFCGASDARRAEAAASADQFLAGCRTKTVEIHSFRDGYLPSQWDQVKDQFELIKKSFQPDLIFTQFRDDRHQDHRTISDLAYNTWRDHTVLEYEILKYDGDLGRPNVYSPISAEHCDRKVQLLMDCFGTQRSRQWFTEDTFRAMLRVRGVECNSPSKFAEAFHVRKLVI; this comes from the coding sequence ATGCTGAGCCTTTTCGACGCATCACGAATCAAACGCCTGCTCTGCCTGGGGGCCCATAGCGACGACATCGAGATCGGTGCCGGGGGCACTCTACTCCGACTGCTGACCGAAAACCCTGCAATCGAAGTGCGATGGGTCGTCTTCTGCGGGGCAAGCGACGCGCGCCGCGCCGAGGCCGCCGCGTCGGCCGATCAGTTTCTCGCTGGCTGTCGAACGAAGACGGTGGAGATTCACAGTTTTCGCGACGGCTACCTGCCCTCTCAATGGGACCAGGTGAAGGACCAGTTCGAGCTGATTAAGAAGTCGTTTCAGCCGGACCTGATCTTCACGCAGTTTCGCGACGATCGGCACCAGGATCATCGCACCATTTCAGATCTCGCCTACAACACCTGGCGGGACCACACGGTTCTTGAGTACGAGATCCTCAAGTACGACGGCGACCTGGGCCGGCCCAACGTCTACTCGCCGATCTCTGCGGAACACTGCGACCGGAAGGTGCAGTTGCTCATGGATTGCTTCGGGACACAGCGGTCGCGGCAGTGGTTCACGGAAGACACCTTCCGCGCGATGCTCCGGGTTCGCGGCGTTGAGTGCAATTCGCCGTCGAAGTTCGCCGAGGCGTTTCATGTCCGCAAACTGGTGATCTGA
- a CDS encoding M6 family metalloprotease domain-containing protein, with product MRSNFGFRALVCMAAVALPVMSALGQAPPSTTPASKPATVPAELPGFRTVATAETTKIKAPTSGTGSVLGYLGIAVKGQDGRVVVEEVDDHSPASSAGIVAGDVLTRINSTEIRQPSQVAESLLALAAGDSVKLGVVRDGKPKELSATLAPTSRPMKLSATRAIMGITLKESSESDGALLDRVTSDLPAAKAGLKSGDMITRIDDAAVGAMVNITEMLASYAPGDTITVRYRRGNETSEVKVTLVADPRAGTDVRSYVPANIFKKDVFRLAVITIEYPDTPRSDKITAKAWNDALFSSGTYTDKNATGQPVFGSMADYFREVSCGKLKVEGKTFDPVKVAKNRADYAAGTGDRRMLNEAIDLVLKRDGADSMRAFDGVLFLHCGGRVQTNRGNVFWPHRSVLLHQNRRYSYFICPESSTANGDRMNNISVFCHEFGHMIGLPDLYARPENPGSEGLGQWCLMSNQLGNGKPQHMSAWCKEQLGWLTPTVIDPTVKQKLVLSPIEGTTDQCFKILARPDGSEYFLLEVRKKTGFDIDLPGDGLLIWRVVRGRPILEESHGVDGPLGPRSYLRSVPFPTTSNHSFTPYTTPSSKSQLGGGMPVFITDIEKLPDGRVTFAVGYQKY from the coding sequence ATGAGGTCGAACTTCGGATTCCGCGCCTTGGTGTGCATGGCGGCTGTTGCCCTGCCGGTGATGTCCGCCCTGGGGCAGGCCCCGCCGTCTACAACACCCGCCAGCAAGCCCGCAACTGTCCCGGCGGAACTCCCCGGCTTCCGCACGGTTGCGACGGCCGAGACCACAAAGATTAAGGCACCCACGTCGGGCACCGGCTCGGTGCTGGGTTATCTTGGGATCGCTGTCAAAGGTCAGGACGGCAGGGTCGTCGTCGAGGAGGTCGATGACCATTCGCCGGCATCATCTGCCGGGATCGTCGCTGGCGATGTGCTGACCCGTATCAACAGCACCGAGATCCGGCAGCCTTCGCAGGTTGCCGAGTCGCTGCTGGCACTGGCGGCCGGCGATTCGGTCAAGCTGGGCGTGGTACGGGACGGCAAGCCGAAGGAGCTGTCGGCCACGCTCGCGCCGACGAGTCGACCGATGAAGCTCAGTGCGACCCGTGCGATCATGGGTATCACGCTCAAGGAAAGCTCGGAAAGCGACGGCGCACTGCTCGACCGGGTCACCAGCGATCTCCCCGCCGCCAAGGCAGGGTTGAAGTCCGGCGACATGATCACCCGCATCGACGACGCCGCCGTCGGGGCGATGGTCAACATCACCGAGATGCTCGCGTCCTACGCGCCGGGGGACACGATTACCGTCCGCTATCGACGCGGCAATGAGACCAGCGAAGTGAAGGTCACGCTGGTGGCCGATCCGCGCGCCGGCACGGATGTTCGCTCGTACGTACCGGCGAACATCTTCAAGAAAGATGTGTTCCGTCTGGCGGTCATCACGATCGAGTACCCCGATACGCCACGCAGCGACAAAATTACCGCCAAGGCCTGGAACGATGCGCTGTTCAGCAGCGGCACCTACACGGACAAGAACGCCACCGGGCAGCCGGTATTCGGCAGCATGGCGGACTATTTCCGCGAAGTTTCCTGCGGCAAGCTGAAGGTCGAAGGAAAAACGTTCGACCCGGTGAAGGTCGCGAAGAACCGCGCCGACTACGCCGCCGGTACCGGCGACAGGCGGATGCTGAACGAAGCGATCGATCTGGTGCTGAAGCGTGACGGAGCCGATTCCATGCGCGCGTTCGACGGCGTCCTGTTTCTGCACTGTGGTGGACGCGTTCAAACCAACCGCGGCAATGTCTTCTGGCCCCACCGCAGTGTGCTGCTGCACCAGAACCGGCGGTACTCCTACTTTATCTGTCCCGAAAGCAGCACGGCCAACGGCGATCGGATGAACAACATCTCCGTTTTCTGCCACGAGTTCGGCCACATGATCGGCCTGCCCGATCTCTACGCACGTCCTGAAAATCCCGGCAGCGAGGGGCTCGGCCAGTGGTGCTTGATGAGCAACCAACTGGGCAACGGCAAGCCGCAACACATGAGCGCCTGGTGCAAGGAGCAGCTCGGCTGGCTGACCCCCACTGTGATCGATCCGACAGTGAAGCAGAAGCTGGTCCTTTCGCCGATCGAAGGAACCACCGACCAGTGCTTCAAGATCCTCGCCCGGCCGGACGGGTCGGAGTATTTCCTGCTGGAAGTGCGGAAGAAGACGGGTTTCGACATCGATCTGCCCGGTGACGGCTTGCTTATCTGGCGGGTTGTTCGCGGCCGGCCGATTCTGGAAGAGTCGCACGGCGTTGACGGGCCCCTGGGACCGCGAAGCTACCTTCGCTCAGTGCCCTTCCCGACAACCAGTAACCACTCGTTCACCCCCTACACGACCCCAAGCAGTAAGTCGCAGCTCGGCGGCGGGATGCCGGTGTTTATCACCGACATCGAGAAGCTCCCCGACGGACGGGTGACATTCGCCGTCGGCTACCAGAAGTATTGA
- a CDS encoding 3-keto-disaccharide hydrolase: MNRYRTHLLLASLLVPALLMSFNSVAADKPAESTKAAAPKPDADGFYSLFDGKSLDGWKVSEKPETFKVEGGNIVINGERSHLFYVGPVNNHEFKNFHFKAEVMTFPNSNSGIYFHTKVQGEGWPAAGFECQVNNTFVKDPRKTASLYAVKDVKEQIVEDGKWFQYEIIVKGKKIEIKINGKTANEFEVTNDYKAPPKMEGRVLGSGTFALQGHDPGSKVMFRNIAVKPLE, translated from the coding sequence ATGAATCGCTACCGAACTCATCTTTTGCTTGCCAGCCTGTTGGTCCCCGCCCTGCTCATGTCGTTCAACTCGGTGGCAGCCGACAAGCCGGCCGAATCGACCAAAGCAGCGGCCCCCAAACCGGATGCGGACGGCTTCTATTCTCTGTTTGATGGAAAGAGCCTCGACGGCTGGAAGGTCAGCGAGAAGCCCGAGACGTTCAAGGTGGAAGGCGGCAACATCGTCATCAACGGTGAGCGCTCGCACCTGTTCTACGTTGGGCCGGTCAATAACCACGAGTTCAAGAACTTTCACTTCAAGGCCGAAGTGATGACCTTCCCCAACAGCAACTCGGGCATCTATTTCCACACCAAGGTACAGGGAGAAGGCTGGCCCGCCGCCGGTTTTGAATGCCAGGTGAACAATACGTTCGTGAAGGACCCGCGCAAGACCGCGAGCCTGTACGCCGTCAAGGATGTGAAGGAGCAGATCGTCGAGGACGGCAAGTGGTTCCAGTACGAGATCATCGTTAAGGGCAAGAAGATCGAGATCAAGATCAATGGCAAGACGGCCAATGAGTTTGAAGTCACCAACGACTACAAGGCTCCGCCGAAGATGGAAGGCCGTGTCCTTGGCAGCGGAACGTTCGCCCTTCAGGGTCACGATCCGGGCAGCAAGGTGATGTTCCGAAACATCGCGGTGAAGCCGCTGGAGTAA